Proteins from a single region of Malaclemys terrapin pileata isolate rMalTer1 chromosome 25, rMalTer1.hap1, whole genome shotgun sequence:
- the LOC128828999 gene encoding glucose-6-phosphatase catalytic subunit 1-like, whose translation MEAGMNVLHDMGIQATRYLQEHYQGSQDWFLFISFAADLRNTFFILFPIWFHLCEAVGIKLIWVAVIGDWLNLVFKWILFGQRPYWWVRETDYYGNTSTPVIQQFPLTCETGPGSPSGHAMGSAGVYYVMVTAILSIALGKKQPTIKDQFLRTALWAGFWAVQVCVCLSRVFIAAHFPHQVIAGVISGMAVAEAFRHIPSIYNASLRRYLGTTLFLFSFALGFYLLLKALGVDLLWTLEKAKRWCDRPEWVHIDTTPFAGLLRNLGILFGLGLALNSQMYLESCKGKMGQQLPFRLSCIAASLLVLHLFDSFKPPTKVELLFYVLSFCKSAAVPVAAAGLIPYCVAQVLSQQDKKAL comes from the exons ATGGAGGCCGGCATGAACGTCCTGCATGACATGGGGATCCAGGCGACTCGCTACCTGCAGGAGCATTACCAGGGCTCCCAGGACTGGTTCCTCTTCATCTCCTTCGCTGCCGACCTCAGAAACACCTTCTTCATCCTCTTCCCTATCTGGTTCCACCTCTGCGAGGCCGTGGGCATCAAGCTGATCTGGGTGGCTGTGATCGGGGACTGGCTCAACCTGGTCTTTAAGTG GATTCTCTTTGGGCAGAGACCCTACTGGTGGGTCCGGGAGACCGATTACTACGGCAACACCTCCACCCCTGTGATCCAGCAGTTCCCCCTCACCTGTGAGACCGGCCCAG GGAGTCCCTCCGGCCATGCGATGGGCTCTGCAGGAGTTTACTATGTGATGGTGACAGCCATTCTGTCCATTGCTCTGGGGAAGAAGCAGCCGACGATTAAAGACCA GTTCTTGCGGACAGCGCTGTGGGCAGGATTCTGGGCCGTCCAGGTCTGCGTCTGTTTGTCTCGAGTCTTCATTGCTGCCCATTTTCCTCACCAAGTCATCGCAGGGGTCATCTCAG GCATGGCAGTGGCTGAAGCTTTCCGGCACATCCCCTCCATCTACAACGCCAGTCTCCGGCGGTACCTGGGCACCACCCTCTTCCTGTTCAGCTTCGCCCTGGGGTTCTACCTGCTGCTGAAGGCTCTCGGCGTTGACCTGCTGTGGACCCTGGAGAAAGCCAAGAGGTGGTGTGACCGGCCGGAGTGGGTCCACATTGACACCACCCCCTTCGCCGGCCTCCTCAGGAACCTGGGCATCCtgtttgggctggggctggccctcAACTCCCAGATGTACCTGGAGAGCTGCAAAGGGAAGATGGGCCAGCAGCTGCCCTTCCGCCTCAGCTGTATCGCGGCCTCGCTCCTCGTCCTGCACCTCTTCGACTCCTTCAAGCCTCCCACCAAGGTGGAGTTGCTGTTTTACGTCCTGTCCTTCTGCAAGAGCGCGGCTGTGCCCGTGGCTGCTGCCGGCCTCATCCCCTACTGCGTCGCCCAGGTCCTGAGCCAACAGGATAAGAAAGCTTTATAG